The following proteins come from a genomic window of Sorghum bicolor cultivar BTx623 chromosome 3, Sorghum_bicolor_NCBIv3, whole genome shotgun sequence:
- the LOC8062387 gene encoding uncharacterized protein LOC8062387 isoform X1 has product MLQLQPPRFLPIPRRRVTGCRRRARPVIAFSSQWKIPDVDTDAVRERVRSWMSLARGAVSDAAHAARERGKHKEEPEGGKKKQRKEVVVEDQELVAVPEVTVETQVPQGWLSLDAVVSIEQFARLNGLTGRQVQRIFETLAPKHLHNDARSLVEYSCFRYLARDNSDFHPNLKELAFQKLIFVTMLAWEDPYNEDDGPLSSLDNYSILGRLVGEDAFVRIAPAVAGVADVSTAHYLFRALVGAEKGLSFDLWTTYLAELLKVHHGRQTHQMGDNFLYDEKVLCIGSSKKRPVLKWEENTAWPGSLTLTDKALYFEQAIGLSGTKKPMRLDLTNQNSKVEKTKVGPFGSKLFDSAVSVSSGSARSDEWTLEFVDFSGETRRDVWLAFISEIISVYRFIREYGPGGDDPAIHNVYGAYKGKKRAVSSAANSIARLQSLQFIRRLYEDPAKLVQFSYLSNAPFGDVVLQTLAVNFWGGPLTTKARSANQSSTQWHRSSEDPSSGNAHVYDIDGSVYLRKWMTSPSWASSHSANFWRNSSVKHGVILSKSLVVADKNLVEKAMVDCKERSKVVERTQATIVAATIEGIPSNIDLFKELMLPFAIVAENFKKLQRWENPRSTFCFLLLVHTVIFRNMLSYVFPFTLMTVALSMLAVKGLKEQGRLGRSFGKVTIRDQPPSNTIQKILALKEAMASVENYLQNLNVSLLKIRTILLAGQPEVTTQVAIVLLASSAVLLVFPFKYVLAFVTFDLFTRELEFRREMVRAFMNFLKERWESIHAAPVVVLPYEGAESSPKTLPAKASGQSEPQNVQGGSGYVTSKNGISSS; this is encoded by the exons ATGCTGCAGCTTCAGCCGCCCCGGTTCCTGCCCATCCCGCGCCGGCGCGTCACCGGCTGCCGGCGTCGCGCCCGCCCCGTCATCGCCTTCAGCTCCCAGTGGAAGATCCCCGACGTCGACACAG ATGCGGTGCGGGAGCGGGTGCGGTCGTGGATGTCCCTGGCGCGGGGCGCGGTCTCCGACGCGGCGCACGCGGCGCGGGAGAGGGGGAAGCACAAGGAGGAGCCCGAGGGTGGGAAGAAGAAGCAGCGGAAGGAGGTGGTCGTGGAGGATCAGGAGCTCGTTGCGGTGCCGGAGGTCACCGTGGAGACGCAGGTGCCCCAGGGTTGGCTCTCGCTGGACGCCGTCGTCTCCATCGAGCAGTTCGCCAG GTTGAATGGGTTGACGGGGAGACAGGTGCAGAGGATATTTGAAACACTTGCTCCGAAGCATCTGCACAATGACGCTCGAAGCCTGGTTGAGTATAGCTGCTTCCGGTACCTGGCAAGAGATAATTCTGATTTCCATCCAAACTTGAAG GAGCTTGCCTTTCAAAAGCTTATCTTTGTGACTATGCTTGCTTGGGAAGATCCATATAACGAAGACGACGGTCCACTTTCTTCGCTAGACAACTATTCTATATTG GGAAGGCTTGTTGGAGAAGATGCCTTTGTCCGAATTGCTCCTGCTGTTGCAGGTGTTGCTGATGTTTCAACAGCTCATTATCTCTTTAGGGCTCTTGTTGGTGCAGAAAAGGGACTTTCATTTGATCTGTGGACAACATATCTCGCTGAACTTTTGAA GGTTCATCATGGCAGGCAGACACATCAAATGGGAGATAATTTTTTGTATGATGAGAAAGTCTTATGCATAGGCTCTAGTAAGAAAAGACCTGTTCTAAAATGGGAGGAAAATACTGCATGGCCAGGAAGCCTTACCTTGACAGACAAGGCGCTGTATTTTGAG CAGGCCATTGGACTGTCAGGTACCAAGAAACCAATGAGGCTTGACCTTACAAATCAGAATTCAAAGGTTGAAAAGACGAAAGTTGGGCCATTTGGATCCAAATTATTTGACTCTGCTGTCTCAGTTTCTTCTGGTTCAGC CAGGTCAGATGAATGGACATTGGAGTTTGTTGATTTCAGTGGGGAGACGAGACGAGATGTGTGGCTCGCCTTCATCAGTGAAATTATTTCAGTTTATAGATTCATTCGTGAATATGGTCCGGGTGGTGATGACCCAGCAATTCACAATGTGTATGGTGCCTACAAAGGGAAGAAAAGAGCTGTTAGCAGTGCTGCAAACAGTATTGCAAGGCTTCAGTCCCTGCAGTTCATACGGAGATTATATGAAGATCCAGCAAAGCTAGTGCAGTTCTCATACCTGTCCAATGCACCATTTGGTGATGTTGTTCTTCAGACCCTAGCAGTGAATTTTTGGGGTGGGCCTTTGACTACAAAAGCCAGATCTGCAAATCAGAGTTCAACTCAATGGCATAGATCTTCAGAGGACCCATCTAGCGGAAATGCGCATGTTTACGACATAGATGGCAGCGTGTACTTACGCAAGTGGATGACATCCCCCAGCTGGGCATCTAGCCACTCAGCTAATTTTTGGAGAAATTCTTCTGTCAAGCATGGTGTAATATTGAGTAAATCTTTAGTTGTAGCTGATAAAAATCTTGTAGAGAAGGCAATGGTTGACTGTAAAGAGAGGAGCAAAGTAGTTGAAAGGACACAAGCAACAATAGTTGCTGCTACAATTGAAGGTATTCCAAGCAACATTGACCTCTTCAAG GAACTTATGCTTCCTTTTGCAATAGTGGCTGAAAATTTTAAGAAACTGCAACGCTGGGAGAACCCACGTTCAACCTTTTGTTTTCTATTATTAGTTCATACTGTTATTTTCAG GAACATGCTTTCTTATGTATTTCCTTTCACCTTGATGACGGTGGCCCTTTCCATGCTTGCTGTGAAAGGGCTGAAAGAACAAGGCCGGTTGGGTAGATCTTTTGGCAAAGTGACAATTAGGGATCAACCACCCTCAAACACAATTCAGAAGATCCTAGCACTTAAAGAGGCAATGGCCTCAGTGGAAAATTATCTCCAGAACCTGAATGTCTCCCTGCTGAAAATCCGCACAATCTTACTAGCTGGCCAACCTGAG GTGACAACACAGGTTGCGATTGTTCTTCTAGCATCCTCAGCCGTCCTTCTTGTGTTTCCTTTCAAATATGTTCTTGCATTCGTTACATTTGATCTCTTCACAAGGGAGCTAGAATTCCGTAGGGAAATGGTGAGAGCCTTCATGAACTTCTTGAAGGAACGGTGGGAATCAATACATGCTGCCCCTGTGGTCGTGTTGCCATATGAGGGCGCTGAAAGTAGCCCCAAGACACTCCCGGCAAAAGCCTCGGGGCAATCAGAACCCCAGAATGTGCAAGGGGGAAGCGGTTATGTCACCTCAAAGAACGGCATCAGCAGTTCATGA
- the LOC8062387 gene encoding uncharacterized protein LOC8062387 isoform X2, translated as MLQLQPPRFLPIPRRRVTGCRRRARPVIAFSSQWKIPDVDTDAVRERVRSWMSLARGAVSDAAHAARERGKHKEEPEGGKKKQRKEVVVEDQELVAVPEVTVETQVPQGWLSLDAVVSIEQFARLNGLTGRQVQRIFETLAPKHLHNDARSLVEYSCFRYLARDNSDFHPNLKELAFQKLIFVTMLAWEDPYNEDDGPLSSLDNYSILGRLVGEDAFVRIAPAVAGVADVSTAHYLFRALVGAEKGLSFDLWTTYLAELLKVHHGRQTHQMGDNFLYDEKVLCIGSSKKRPVLKWEENTAWPGSLTLTDKALYFEQAIGLSGTKKPMRLDLTNQNSKVEKTKVGPFGSKLFDSAVSVSSGSASDEWTLEFVDFSGETRRDVWLAFISEIISVYRFIREYGPGGDDPAIHNVYGAYKGKKRAVSSAANSIARLQSLQFIRRLYEDPAKLVQFSYLSNAPFGDVVLQTLAVNFWGGPLTTKARSANQSSTQWHRSSEDPSSGNAHVYDIDGSVYLRKWMTSPSWASSHSANFWRNSSVKHGVILSKSLVVADKNLVEKAMVDCKERSKVVERTQATIVAATIEGIPSNIDLFKELMLPFAIVAENFKKLQRWENPRSTFCFLLLVHTVIFRNMLSYVFPFTLMTVALSMLAVKGLKEQGRLGRSFGKVTIRDQPPSNTIQKILALKEAMASVENYLQNLNVSLLKIRTILLAGQPEVTTQVAIVLLASSAVLLVFPFKYVLAFVTFDLFTRELEFRREMVRAFMNFLKERWESIHAAPVVVLPYEGAESSPKTLPAKASGQSEPQNVQGGSGYVTSKNGISSS; from the exons ATGCTGCAGCTTCAGCCGCCCCGGTTCCTGCCCATCCCGCGCCGGCGCGTCACCGGCTGCCGGCGTCGCGCCCGCCCCGTCATCGCCTTCAGCTCCCAGTGGAAGATCCCCGACGTCGACACAG ATGCGGTGCGGGAGCGGGTGCGGTCGTGGATGTCCCTGGCGCGGGGCGCGGTCTCCGACGCGGCGCACGCGGCGCGGGAGAGGGGGAAGCACAAGGAGGAGCCCGAGGGTGGGAAGAAGAAGCAGCGGAAGGAGGTGGTCGTGGAGGATCAGGAGCTCGTTGCGGTGCCGGAGGTCACCGTGGAGACGCAGGTGCCCCAGGGTTGGCTCTCGCTGGACGCCGTCGTCTCCATCGAGCAGTTCGCCAG GTTGAATGGGTTGACGGGGAGACAGGTGCAGAGGATATTTGAAACACTTGCTCCGAAGCATCTGCACAATGACGCTCGAAGCCTGGTTGAGTATAGCTGCTTCCGGTACCTGGCAAGAGATAATTCTGATTTCCATCCAAACTTGAAG GAGCTTGCCTTTCAAAAGCTTATCTTTGTGACTATGCTTGCTTGGGAAGATCCATATAACGAAGACGACGGTCCACTTTCTTCGCTAGACAACTATTCTATATTG GGAAGGCTTGTTGGAGAAGATGCCTTTGTCCGAATTGCTCCTGCTGTTGCAGGTGTTGCTGATGTTTCAACAGCTCATTATCTCTTTAGGGCTCTTGTTGGTGCAGAAAAGGGACTTTCATTTGATCTGTGGACAACATATCTCGCTGAACTTTTGAA GGTTCATCATGGCAGGCAGACACATCAAATGGGAGATAATTTTTTGTATGATGAGAAAGTCTTATGCATAGGCTCTAGTAAGAAAAGACCTGTTCTAAAATGGGAGGAAAATACTGCATGGCCAGGAAGCCTTACCTTGACAGACAAGGCGCTGTATTTTGAG CAGGCCATTGGACTGTCAGGTACCAAGAAACCAATGAGGCTTGACCTTACAAATCAGAATTCAAAGGTTGAAAAGACGAAAGTTGGGCCATTTGGATCCAAATTATTTGACTCTGCTGTCTCAGTTTCTTCTGGTTCAGC GTCAGATGAATGGACATTGGAGTTTGTTGATTTCAGTGGGGAGACGAGACGAGATGTGTGGCTCGCCTTCATCAGTGAAATTATTTCAGTTTATAGATTCATTCGTGAATATGGTCCGGGTGGTGATGACCCAGCAATTCACAATGTGTATGGTGCCTACAAAGGGAAGAAAAGAGCTGTTAGCAGTGCTGCAAACAGTATTGCAAGGCTTCAGTCCCTGCAGTTCATACGGAGATTATATGAAGATCCAGCAAAGCTAGTGCAGTTCTCATACCTGTCCAATGCACCATTTGGTGATGTTGTTCTTCAGACCCTAGCAGTGAATTTTTGGGGTGGGCCTTTGACTACAAAAGCCAGATCTGCAAATCAGAGTTCAACTCAATGGCATAGATCTTCAGAGGACCCATCTAGCGGAAATGCGCATGTTTACGACATAGATGGCAGCGTGTACTTACGCAAGTGGATGACATCCCCCAGCTGGGCATCTAGCCACTCAGCTAATTTTTGGAGAAATTCTTCTGTCAAGCATGGTGTAATATTGAGTAAATCTTTAGTTGTAGCTGATAAAAATCTTGTAGAGAAGGCAATGGTTGACTGTAAAGAGAGGAGCAAAGTAGTTGAAAGGACACAAGCAACAATAGTTGCTGCTACAATTGAAGGTATTCCAAGCAACATTGACCTCTTCAAG GAACTTATGCTTCCTTTTGCAATAGTGGCTGAAAATTTTAAGAAACTGCAACGCTGGGAGAACCCACGTTCAACCTTTTGTTTTCTATTATTAGTTCATACTGTTATTTTCAG GAACATGCTTTCTTATGTATTTCCTTTCACCTTGATGACGGTGGCCCTTTCCATGCTTGCTGTGAAAGGGCTGAAAGAACAAGGCCGGTTGGGTAGATCTTTTGGCAAAGTGACAATTAGGGATCAACCACCCTCAAACACAATTCAGAAGATCCTAGCACTTAAAGAGGCAATGGCCTCAGTGGAAAATTATCTCCAGAACCTGAATGTCTCCCTGCTGAAAATCCGCACAATCTTACTAGCTGGCCAACCTGAG GTGACAACACAGGTTGCGATTGTTCTTCTAGCATCCTCAGCCGTCCTTCTTGTGTTTCCTTTCAAATATGTTCTTGCATTCGTTACATTTGATCTCTTCACAAGGGAGCTAGAATTCCGTAGGGAAATGGTGAGAGCCTTCATGAACTTCTTGAAGGAACGGTGGGAATCAATACATGCTGCCCCTGTGGTCGTGTTGCCATATGAGGGCGCTGAAAGTAGCCCCAAGACACTCCCGGCAAAAGCCTCGGGGCAATCAGAACCCCAGAATGTGCAAGGGGGAAGCGGTTATGTCACCTCAAAGAACGGCATCAGCAGTTCATGA
- the LOC8062387 gene encoding uncharacterized protein LOC8062387 isoform X4 yields MLQLQPPRFLPIPRRRVTGCRRRARPVIAFSSQWKIPDVDTDAVRERVRSWMSLARGAVSDAAHAARERGKHKEEPEGGKKKQRKEVVVEDQELVAVPEVTVETQVPQGWLSLDAVVSIEQFARLNGLTGRQVQRIFETLAPKHLHNDARSLVEYSCFRYLARDNSDFHPNLKELAFQKLIFVTMLAWEDPYNEDDGPLSSLDNYSILGRLVGEDAFVRIAPAVAGVADVSTAHYLFRALVGAEKGLSFDLWTTYLAELLKVHHGRQTHQMGDNFLYDEKVLCIGSSKKRPVLKWEENTAWPGSLTLTDKALYFEAIGLSGTKKPMRLDLTNQNSKVEKTKVGPFGSKLFDSAVSVSSGSASDEWTLEFVDFSGETRRDVWLAFISEIISVYRFIREYGPGGDDPAIHNVYGAYKGKKRAVSSAANSIARLQSLQFIRRLYEDPAKLVQFSYLSNAPFGDVVLQTLAVNFWGGPLTTKARSANQSSTQWHRSSEDPSSGNAHVYDIDGSVYLRKWMTSPSWASSHSANFWRNSSVKHGVILSKSLVVADKNLVEKAMVDCKERSKVVERTQATIVAATIEGIPSNIDLFKELMLPFAIVAENFKKLQRWENPRSTFCFLLLVHTVIFRNMLSYVFPFTLMTVALSMLAVKGLKEQGRLGRSFGKVTIRDQPPSNTIQKILALKEAMASVENYLQNLNVSLLKIRTILLAGQPEVTTQVAIVLLASSAVLLVFPFKYVLAFVTFDLFTRELEFRREMVRAFMNFLKERWESIHAAPVVVLPYEGAESSPKTLPAKASGQSEPQNVQGGSGYVTSKNGISSS; encoded by the exons ATGCTGCAGCTTCAGCCGCCCCGGTTCCTGCCCATCCCGCGCCGGCGCGTCACCGGCTGCCGGCGTCGCGCCCGCCCCGTCATCGCCTTCAGCTCCCAGTGGAAGATCCCCGACGTCGACACAG ATGCGGTGCGGGAGCGGGTGCGGTCGTGGATGTCCCTGGCGCGGGGCGCGGTCTCCGACGCGGCGCACGCGGCGCGGGAGAGGGGGAAGCACAAGGAGGAGCCCGAGGGTGGGAAGAAGAAGCAGCGGAAGGAGGTGGTCGTGGAGGATCAGGAGCTCGTTGCGGTGCCGGAGGTCACCGTGGAGACGCAGGTGCCCCAGGGTTGGCTCTCGCTGGACGCCGTCGTCTCCATCGAGCAGTTCGCCAG GTTGAATGGGTTGACGGGGAGACAGGTGCAGAGGATATTTGAAACACTTGCTCCGAAGCATCTGCACAATGACGCTCGAAGCCTGGTTGAGTATAGCTGCTTCCGGTACCTGGCAAGAGATAATTCTGATTTCCATCCAAACTTGAAG GAGCTTGCCTTTCAAAAGCTTATCTTTGTGACTATGCTTGCTTGGGAAGATCCATATAACGAAGACGACGGTCCACTTTCTTCGCTAGACAACTATTCTATATTG GGAAGGCTTGTTGGAGAAGATGCCTTTGTCCGAATTGCTCCTGCTGTTGCAGGTGTTGCTGATGTTTCAACAGCTCATTATCTCTTTAGGGCTCTTGTTGGTGCAGAAAAGGGACTTTCATTTGATCTGTGGACAACATATCTCGCTGAACTTTTGAA GGTTCATCATGGCAGGCAGACACATCAAATGGGAGATAATTTTTTGTATGATGAGAAAGTCTTATGCATAGGCTCTAGTAAGAAAAGACCTGTTCTAAAATGGGAGGAAAATACTGCATGGCCAGGAAGCCTTACCTTGACAGACAAGGCGCTGTATTTTGAG GCCATTGGACTGTCAGGTACCAAGAAACCAATGAGGCTTGACCTTACAAATCAGAATTCAAAGGTTGAAAAGACGAAAGTTGGGCCATTTGGATCCAAATTATTTGACTCTGCTGTCTCAGTTTCTTCTGGTTCAGC GTCAGATGAATGGACATTGGAGTTTGTTGATTTCAGTGGGGAGACGAGACGAGATGTGTGGCTCGCCTTCATCAGTGAAATTATTTCAGTTTATAGATTCATTCGTGAATATGGTCCGGGTGGTGATGACCCAGCAATTCACAATGTGTATGGTGCCTACAAAGGGAAGAAAAGAGCTGTTAGCAGTGCTGCAAACAGTATTGCAAGGCTTCAGTCCCTGCAGTTCATACGGAGATTATATGAAGATCCAGCAAAGCTAGTGCAGTTCTCATACCTGTCCAATGCACCATTTGGTGATGTTGTTCTTCAGACCCTAGCAGTGAATTTTTGGGGTGGGCCTTTGACTACAAAAGCCAGATCTGCAAATCAGAGTTCAACTCAATGGCATAGATCTTCAGAGGACCCATCTAGCGGAAATGCGCATGTTTACGACATAGATGGCAGCGTGTACTTACGCAAGTGGATGACATCCCCCAGCTGGGCATCTAGCCACTCAGCTAATTTTTGGAGAAATTCTTCTGTCAAGCATGGTGTAATATTGAGTAAATCTTTAGTTGTAGCTGATAAAAATCTTGTAGAGAAGGCAATGGTTGACTGTAAAGAGAGGAGCAAAGTAGTTGAAAGGACACAAGCAACAATAGTTGCTGCTACAATTGAAGGTATTCCAAGCAACATTGACCTCTTCAAG GAACTTATGCTTCCTTTTGCAATAGTGGCTGAAAATTTTAAGAAACTGCAACGCTGGGAGAACCCACGTTCAACCTTTTGTTTTCTATTATTAGTTCATACTGTTATTTTCAG GAACATGCTTTCTTATGTATTTCCTTTCACCTTGATGACGGTGGCCCTTTCCATGCTTGCTGTGAAAGGGCTGAAAGAACAAGGCCGGTTGGGTAGATCTTTTGGCAAAGTGACAATTAGGGATCAACCACCCTCAAACACAATTCAGAAGATCCTAGCACTTAAAGAGGCAATGGCCTCAGTGGAAAATTATCTCCAGAACCTGAATGTCTCCCTGCTGAAAATCCGCACAATCTTACTAGCTGGCCAACCTGAG GTGACAACACAGGTTGCGATTGTTCTTCTAGCATCCTCAGCCGTCCTTCTTGTGTTTCCTTTCAAATATGTTCTTGCATTCGTTACATTTGATCTCTTCACAAGGGAGCTAGAATTCCGTAGGGAAATGGTGAGAGCCTTCATGAACTTCTTGAAGGAACGGTGGGAATCAATACATGCTGCCCCTGTGGTCGTGTTGCCATATGAGGGCGCTGAAAGTAGCCCCAAGACACTCCCGGCAAAAGCCTCGGGGCAATCAGAACCCCAGAATGTGCAAGGGGGAAGCGGTTATGTCACCTCAAAGAACGGCATCAGCAGTTCATGA
- the LOC8062387 gene encoding uncharacterized protein LOC8062387 isoform X3 codes for MLQLQPPRFLPIPRRRVTGCRRRARPVIAFSSQWKIPDVDTDAVRERVRSWMSLARGAVSDAAHAARERGKHKEEPEGGKKKQRKEVVVEDQELVAVPEVTVETQVPQGWLSLDAVVSIEQFARLNGLTGRQVQRIFETLAPKHLHNDARSLVEYSCFRYLARDNSDFHPNLKELAFQKLIFVTMLAWEDPYNEDDGPLSSLDNYSILGRLVGEDAFVRIAPAVAGVADVSTAHYLFRALVGAEKGLSFDLWTTYLAELLKVHHGRQTHQMGDNFLYDEKVLCIGSSKKRPVLKWEENTAWPGSLTLTDKALYFEAIGLSGTKKPMRLDLTNQNSKVEKTKVGPFGSKLFDSAVSVSSGSARSDEWTLEFVDFSGETRRDVWLAFISEIISVYRFIREYGPGGDDPAIHNVYGAYKGKKRAVSSAANSIARLQSLQFIRRLYEDPAKLVQFSYLSNAPFGDVVLQTLAVNFWGGPLTTKARSANQSSTQWHRSSEDPSSGNAHVYDIDGSVYLRKWMTSPSWASSHSANFWRNSSVKHGVILSKSLVVADKNLVEKAMVDCKERSKVVERTQATIVAATIEGIPSNIDLFKELMLPFAIVAENFKKLQRWENPRSTFCFLLLVHTVIFRNMLSYVFPFTLMTVALSMLAVKGLKEQGRLGRSFGKVTIRDQPPSNTIQKILALKEAMASVENYLQNLNVSLLKIRTILLAGQPEVTTQVAIVLLASSAVLLVFPFKYVLAFVTFDLFTRELEFRREMVRAFMNFLKERWESIHAAPVVVLPYEGAESSPKTLPAKASGQSEPQNVQGGSGYVTSKNGISSS; via the exons ATGCTGCAGCTTCAGCCGCCCCGGTTCCTGCCCATCCCGCGCCGGCGCGTCACCGGCTGCCGGCGTCGCGCCCGCCCCGTCATCGCCTTCAGCTCCCAGTGGAAGATCCCCGACGTCGACACAG ATGCGGTGCGGGAGCGGGTGCGGTCGTGGATGTCCCTGGCGCGGGGCGCGGTCTCCGACGCGGCGCACGCGGCGCGGGAGAGGGGGAAGCACAAGGAGGAGCCCGAGGGTGGGAAGAAGAAGCAGCGGAAGGAGGTGGTCGTGGAGGATCAGGAGCTCGTTGCGGTGCCGGAGGTCACCGTGGAGACGCAGGTGCCCCAGGGTTGGCTCTCGCTGGACGCCGTCGTCTCCATCGAGCAGTTCGCCAG GTTGAATGGGTTGACGGGGAGACAGGTGCAGAGGATATTTGAAACACTTGCTCCGAAGCATCTGCACAATGACGCTCGAAGCCTGGTTGAGTATAGCTGCTTCCGGTACCTGGCAAGAGATAATTCTGATTTCCATCCAAACTTGAAG GAGCTTGCCTTTCAAAAGCTTATCTTTGTGACTATGCTTGCTTGGGAAGATCCATATAACGAAGACGACGGTCCACTTTCTTCGCTAGACAACTATTCTATATTG GGAAGGCTTGTTGGAGAAGATGCCTTTGTCCGAATTGCTCCTGCTGTTGCAGGTGTTGCTGATGTTTCAACAGCTCATTATCTCTTTAGGGCTCTTGTTGGTGCAGAAAAGGGACTTTCATTTGATCTGTGGACAACATATCTCGCTGAACTTTTGAA GGTTCATCATGGCAGGCAGACACATCAAATGGGAGATAATTTTTTGTATGATGAGAAAGTCTTATGCATAGGCTCTAGTAAGAAAAGACCTGTTCTAAAATGGGAGGAAAATACTGCATGGCCAGGAAGCCTTACCTTGACAGACAAGGCGCTGTATTTTGAG GCCATTGGACTGTCAGGTACCAAGAAACCAATGAGGCTTGACCTTACAAATCAGAATTCAAAGGTTGAAAAGACGAAAGTTGGGCCATTTGGATCCAAATTATTTGACTCTGCTGTCTCAGTTTCTTCTGGTTCAGC CAGGTCAGATGAATGGACATTGGAGTTTGTTGATTTCAGTGGGGAGACGAGACGAGATGTGTGGCTCGCCTTCATCAGTGAAATTATTTCAGTTTATAGATTCATTCGTGAATATGGTCCGGGTGGTGATGACCCAGCAATTCACAATGTGTATGGTGCCTACAAAGGGAAGAAAAGAGCTGTTAGCAGTGCTGCAAACAGTATTGCAAGGCTTCAGTCCCTGCAGTTCATACGGAGATTATATGAAGATCCAGCAAAGCTAGTGCAGTTCTCATACCTGTCCAATGCACCATTTGGTGATGTTGTTCTTCAGACCCTAGCAGTGAATTTTTGGGGTGGGCCTTTGACTACAAAAGCCAGATCTGCAAATCAGAGTTCAACTCAATGGCATAGATCTTCAGAGGACCCATCTAGCGGAAATGCGCATGTTTACGACATAGATGGCAGCGTGTACTTACGCAAGTGGATGACATCCCCCAGCTGGGCATCTAGCCACTCAGCTAATTTTTGGAGAAATTCTTCTGTCAAGCATGGTGTAATATTGAGTAAATCTTTAGTTGTAGCTGATAAAAATCTTGTAGAGAAGGCAATGGTTGACTGTAAAGAGAGGAGCAAAGTAGTTGAAAGGACACAAGCAACAATAGTTGCTGCTACAATTGAAGGTATTCCAAGCAACATTGACCTCTTCAAG GAACTTATGCTTCCTTTTGCAATAGTGGCTGAAAATTTTAAGAAACTGCAACGCTGGGAGAACCCACGTTCAACCTTTTGTTTTCTATTATTAGTTCATACTGTTATTTTCAG GAACATGCTTTCTTATGTATTTCCTTTCACCTTGATGACGGTGGCCCTTTCCATGCTTGCTGTGAAAGGGCTGAAAGAACAAGGCCGGTTGGGTAGATCTTTTGGCAAAGTGACAATTAGGGATCAACCACCCTCAAACACAATTCAGAAGATCCTAGCACTTAAAGAGGCAATGGCCTCAGTGGAAAATTATCTCCAGAACCTGAATGTCTCCCTGCTGAAAATCCGCACAATCTTACTAGCTGGCCAACCTGAG GTGACAACACAGGTTGCGATTGTTCTTCTAGCATCCTCAGCCGTCCTTCTTGTGTTTCCTTTCAAATATGTTCTTGCATTCGTTACATTTGATCTCTTCACAAGGGAGCTAGAATTCCGTAGGGAAATGGTGAGAGCCTTCATGAACTTCTTGAAGGAACGGTGGGAATCAATACATGCTGCCCCTGTGGTCGTGTTGCCATATGAGGGCGCTGAAAGTAGCCCCAAGACACTCCCGGCAAAAGCCTCGGGGCAATCAGAACCCCAGAATGTGCAAGGGGGAAGCGGTTATGTCACCTCAAAGAACGGCATCAGCAGTTCATGA